Proteins from a single region of Triticum urartu cultivar G1812 unplaced genomic scaffold, Tu2.1 TuUngrouped_contig_7224, whole genome shotgun sequence:
- the LOC125531485 gene encoding uncharacterized protein LOC125531485: MRPFYTMLLALAIVVLCSDVVTEVVTANGGGATATVTPWTARCSRPSPAYAILTSAWSTASTASGAPRWASAFPTDASARTAVSHLVVVGTERRAGKRCCMLLFPDE, translated from the exons ATGAGGCCGTTCTACACGATGCTACTAGCCCTCGCCATTGTGGTGCTCTGTTCAG ATGTGGTGACAGAGGTGGTGACGGCTAACGGCGGTGGCGCCACTGCGACGGTGACCCCATGGACTGCAAGGTGCTCCCGACCATCCCCGGCATATGCAATCCTAACAAGTGCATGGAGTACTGCCAGCACCGCATCAGGGGCACCTCGGTGGGCGAGTGCGTTTCCGACGGATGCCAGTGCACGTACTGCGGTATCCCACCTAGTGGTCGTCGGAACTGAACGGAGAGCAGGCAAACGCTGCTGCATGCTTCTTTTTCCTGATGAATAA